A region of Gracilinanus agilis isolate LMUSP501 chromosome 3, AgileGrace, whole genome shotgun sequence DNA encodes the following proteins:
- the ENO1 gene encoding alpha-enolase isoform X1, which translates to MSILKMQAREIFDSRGNPTVEVDLYTSKGLFRAAVPSGASTGVHEALELRDNDKTRYMGKGVSKAVEHINKSIAPCLISKKLNVVEQEKIDKLMLEMDGTDNKSKFGANAILGVSLAVCKAGAAEKCVSLYRHIADLAGNEEVILPVPAFNVINGGSHAGNKLAMQEFMILPVGASSFKEAMRIGAEVYHNLKNVIKQKYGQDATNVGDEGGFAPNILENKEALELLTTAISKAGYTDKVVIGMDVAASEFHRSGKYDLDFKSPDDPSRHISSEALGDLYKGFIKDYPVVSIEDPFDQDDWEAWTNFTATAGIQVVGDDLTVTNPKRIEKAVDVKACNCLLLKVNQIGTVTESLQACKLAQSNGWGVMVSHRSGETEDTFIADLVVGLCTGQIKTGAPCRSERLAKYNQILRIEEELGAKAKFAGRNFRNPKAQ; encoded by the exons ATGTCTATCCTCAAGATGCAGGCAAGAGAGATCTTTGACTCTCGGGGAAACCCCACTGTTGAAGTTGATCTCTACACTTCAAAAG GTCTCTTCCGAGCTGCTGTACCCAGTGGTGCATCTACTGGTGTCCATGAAGCCCTGGAGCTCCGAGACAATGATAAAACCCGCTACATGGGGAAAG GTGTCTCAAAAGCGGTTGAGCACATCAATAAATCTATTGCCCCGTGCCTGATTAGCAAG AAACTGAATGTTGTGGAGCAGGAGAAGATTGACAAATTGATGCTAGAAATGGACGGCACTGATAATAAAT CTAAATTTGGTGCCAATGCCATCCTGGGAGTATCTCTGGCTGTTTGTAAGGCTGGAGCTGCAGAGAAATGTGTCTCCCTGTACCGCCACATTGCTGATCTTGCAGGCAATGAAGAAGTTATCCTGCCAGTTCCG GCCTTCAATGTGATCAATGGTGGCTCCCATGCTGGTAACAAGCTGGCCATGCAGGAGTTCATGATCCTCCCTGTTGGGGCATCAAGCTTCAAGGAGGCCATGCGCATTGGAGCTGAGGTCTACCACAACCTGAAGAATGTGATTAAGCAGAAATATGGACAGGATGCCACCAATGTAGGGGATGAGGGTGGCTTCGCTCCTAACATCCTGGAGAATAAAGAAG CTCTGGAGCTGCTAACGACTGCTATTAGTAAAGCTGGCTATACTGATAAGGTGGTCATTGGCATGGATGTTGCTGCTTCAGAATTCCACCGATCTGGGAAATACGACTTGGACTTCAAGTCCCCAGATGATCCCAGCAGACACATCTCCTCTGAGGCTCTTGGGGACCTCTACAAGGGCTTCATCAAGGATTATCCAG tgGTGTCCATTGAAGATCCCTTTGACCAGGATGACTGGGAAGCTTGGACAAATTTCACTGCTACTGCAGGCATCCAGGTGGTAGGGGATGACCTCACTGTGACCAATCCCAAGCGTATTGAAAAGGCTGTGGATGTCAAAGCCTGCAACTGCCTTCTGctcaaagtgaaccagattggCACCGTGACTGAATCTCTCCAGGC GTGCAAGCTGGCCCAGTCCAACGGGTGGGGAGTCATGGTTTCCCATCGTTCTGGGGAGACTGAGGATACCTTCATTGCAGACCTAGTGGTGGGTCTGTGCACTGGACAG ATCAAGACTGGTGCCCCCTGCCGATCTGAGCGCCTGGCCAAGTATAATCAGATTCTTAG AATTGAGGAAGAGCTGGGTGCCAAGGCCAAGTTtgctggaagaaactttagaaacCCTAAGGCACAATAG
- the ENO1 gene encoding alpha-enolase isoform X2: MSILKMQAREIFDSRGNPTVEVDLYTSKGLFRAAVPSGASTGVHEALELRDNDKTRYMGKGVSRPVKYVNEFLATALCTQKLNVVEQEKIDKLMLEMDGTDNKSKFGANAILGVSLAVCKAGAAEKCVSLYRHIADLAGNEEVILPVPAFNVINGGSHAGNKLAMQEFMILPVGASSFKEAMRIGAEVYHNLKNVIKQKYGQDATNVGDEGGFAPNILENKEALELLTTAISKAGYTDKVVIGMDVAASEFHRSGKYDLDFKSPDDPSRHISSEALGDLYKGFIKDYPVVSIEDPFDQDDWEAWTNFTATAGIQVVGDDLTVTNPKRIEKAVDVKACNCLLLKVNQIGTVTESLQACKLAQSNGWGVMVSHRSGETEDTFIADLVVGLCTGQIKTGAPCRSERLAKYNQILRIEEELGAKAKFAGRNFRNPKAQ; the protein is encoded by the exons ATGTCTATCCTCAAGATGCAGGCAAGAGAGATCTTTGACTCTCGGGGAAACCCCACTGTTGAAGTTGATCTCTACACTTCAAAAG GTCTCTTCCGAGCTGCTGTACCCAGTGGTGCATCTACTGGTGTCCATGAAGCCCTGGAGCTCCGAGACAATGATAAAACCCGCTACATGGGGAAAG GTGTCTCCAGACCTGTTAAATATGTTAATGAGTTCCTGGCAACAGCCTTGTGTACCCAG AAACTGAATGTTGTGGAGCAGGAGAAGATTGACAAATTGATGCTAGAAATGGACGGCACTGATAATAAAT CTAAATTTGGTGCCAATGCCATCCTGGGAGTATCTCTGGCTGTTTGTAAGGCTGGAGCTGCAGAGAAATGTGTCTCCCTGTACCGCCACATTGCTGATCTTGCAGGCAATGAAGAAGTTATCCTGCCAGTTCCG GCCTTCAATGTGATCAATGGTGGCTCCCATGCTGGTAACAAGCTGGCCATGCAGGAGTTCATGATCCTCCCTGTTGGGGCATCAAGCTTCAAGGAGGCCATGCGCATTGGAGCTGAGGTCTACCACAACCTGAAGAATGTGATTAAGCAGAAATATGGACAGGATGCCACCAATGTAGGGGATGAGGGTGGCTTCGCTCCTAACATCCTGGAGAATAAAGAAG CTCTGGAGCTGCTAACGACTGCTATTAGTAAAGCTGGCTATACTGATAAGGTGGTCATTGGCATGGATGTTGCTGCTTCAGAATTCCACCGATCTGGGAAATACGACTTGGACTTCAAGTCCCCAGATGATCCCAGCAGACACATCTCCTCTGAGGCTCTTGGGGACCTCTACAAGGGCTTCATCAAGGATTATCCAG tgGTGTCCATTGAAGATCCCTTTGACCAGGATGACTGGGAAGCTTGGACAAATTTCACTGCTACTGCAGGCATCCAGGTGGTAGGGGATGACCTCACTGTGACCAATCCCAAGCGTATTGAAAAGGCTGTGGATGTCAAAGCCTGCAACTGCCTTCTGctcaaagtgaaccagattggCACCGTGACTGAATCTCTCCAGGC GTGCAAGCTGGCCCAGTCCAACGGGTGGGGAGTCATGGTTTCCCATCGTTCTGGGGAGACTGAGGATACCTTCATTGCAGACCTAGTGGTGGGTCTGTGCACTGGACAG ATCAAGACTGGTGCCCCCTGCCGATCTGAGCGCCTGGCCAAGTATAATCAGATTCTTAG AATTGAGGAAGAGCTGGGTGCCAAGGCCAAGTTtgctggaagaaactttagaaacCCTAAGGCACAATAG